A region from the Leptolyngbya sp. 'hensonii' genome encodes:
- a CDS encoding RNA-binding protein, with protein sequence MSIYVGNLSYSVTHEDLSAVFAEYGTVKRVQLPTDRETGRIRGFGFVEMASDTEETAAIEALNGAEWMGRELKVNKARPKEDKPRNSPGNWGNEQGFSTQRRY encoded by the coding sequence ATGTCGATTTACGTTGGTAACCTGTCCTACTCGGTTACACACGAAGATTTAAGCGCTGTTTTTGCTGAGTACGGAACGGTCAAGCGGGTTCAATTACCGACTGACCGCGAAACTGGGCGAATTCGGGGCTTTGGGTTCGTAGAAATGGCCAGTGATACAGAAGAAACTGCTGCCATTGAAGCCCTGAATGGAGCAGAGTGGATGGGGCGTGAATTGAAGGTCAATAAGGCAAGACCCAAGGAAGACAAACCCAGGAACTCCCCAGGGAACTGGGGCAATGAGCAAGGGTTTTCTACCCAACGCCGGTATTAA
- the aroF gene encoding 3-deoxy-7-phosphoheptulonate synthase → MTRLPDVPLKLFLDDRDAFPQLLVLWLLFLEPLRFRVKLLCRFSAHPEPESGSGFFVVDPSNPNFKDSRPMLNAKLAAKAHPTHRTVVRLTEEITIGDRQLLIIGGPCSVESFSQMEQVATRLKPIAVQALRGGVYKPRSSPYAFQGLGEAGLEILAAIRAESGLPVVTEVMAIAQIETVAAYADMLQIGSRNMHNFDLLKALGQVNKPVLLKRGLAATLEEFLLAAEYILSHGNPNVVLCERGIRSFDSHTRNVLDLGTVVALKQISHLPVLVDPSHAAGKRELVPDLARAAIACGADGLIIECHPAPEQSVSDARQALSLTDMVDLVTSLDPIATAVGRSLMRPESTSLERSVLTAC, encoded by the coding sequence TTGACCAGACTGCCTGATGTACCGCTGAAGCTATTTCTCGACGATCGTGATGCTTTCCCTCAATTGCTGGTTTTATGGCTTTTATTTCTGGAGCCCCTCAGGTTCCGGGTAAAGCTGTTATGCCGCTTTTCTGCCCACCCGGAGCCTGAATCAGGTTCCGGGTTTTTTGTTGTTGACCCATCCAACCCCAACTTTAAGGATTCTCGACCTATGCTCAATGCTAAACTCGCAGCCAAAGCCCATCCAACCCATCGCACTGTCGTGCGACTGACTGAGGAGATCACGATCGGCGATCGCCAACTTCTGATCATTGGCGGTCCCTGTTCTGTGGAGAGCTTTTCCCAAATGGAACAGGTTGCAACCCGCCTCAAACCGATAGCCGTACAGGCACTCCGGGGGGGGGTCTACAAACCTCGCAGCTCACCCTACGCCTTCCAGGGACTGGGAGAGGCAGGGCTGGAAATTCTGGCAGCGATACGGGCAGAGTCCGGTCTGCCTGTCGTAACCGAGGTCATGGCGATCGCCCAGATTGAGACCGTAGCAGCCTATGCTGATATGCTCCAGATTGGCAGTCGGAACATGCACAACTTTGATCTCTTAAAAGCACTGGGGCAGGTAAATAAACCTGTGCTACTCAAGCGGGGACTGGCTGCTACCCTGGAAGAGTTTCTCCTGGCTGCCGAATACATCTTGAGCCATGGAAATCCCAATGTGGTGCTCTGTGAACGAGGCATTCGCAGCTTCGATTCCCATACCCGCAATGTTCTGGATCTGGGAACTGTAGTCGCCCTGAAACAAATCAGCCATTTACCCGTGCTGGTAGATCCCAGCCATGCCGCCGGCAAACGAGAACTGGTCCCAGATCTGGCCAGAGCTGCGATCGCCTGCGGTGCTGATGGGCTGATCATCGAGTGCCACCCAGCCCCTGAACAGTCTGTCTCGGATGCTCGACAGGCACTCTCCCTGACCGATATGGTGGATCTGGTGACAAGCCTAGACCCGATCGCAACGGCTGTAGGACGCTCCCTCATGCGGCCAGAGAGTACATCTTTGGAGCGATCAGTCCTGACAGCGTGCTGA
- a CDS encoding MFS transporter gives MDETKPRSGVLWLQVFALATVQGAITLAWVIYGVYLVKLLTDFGLPDHLGRGLLIIENALAVVMEPLMGGLSDRGQRWLGTRFPFISVGVILSSALFIAIPTIVLLGRPTDGMRWVLILIIVAWSLAMTVFRSPALCLLGQYAFATKLPQAASILTLVGGLAGAIRPLASGFLLSLGPALTFAIGSFTLLGSAAVLRAVRPQTAISPAGTDPSAEKNTWVTSVSLLFGIGFCVAWGVRLALGEILPRLLQMGLPTFNVGFLMGMVSILLALFSVPAGTIATRQGNRPMMALGAVGVAGLIGALAFLPPSGVLVSLVTLCLLACLSLVLNGAIPLALSMTPASQGGLAIGMYFGGFSAAISLFGYLFAQSNQIALSSCGFMAMVAFVLAAAGILWGDRQADAT, from the coding sequence ATGGATGAGACAAAACCCCGATCGGGCGTTCTCTGGCTACAGGTTTTCGCCCTGGCCACTGTGCAGGGAGCCATTACCCTGGCCTGGGTGATTTATGGCGTTTATCTGGTCAAACTACTCACCGATTTTGGCCTCCCCGATCATCTGGGCCGGGGATTGCTGATTATAGAAAATGCCCTAGCCGTAGTGATGGAACCCTTGATGGGCGGGCTTTCCGATCGAGGGCAGCGCTGGCTGGGTACCCGCTTTCCCTTTATCTCTGTGGGTGTTATTCTCTCCTCGGCTCTGTTTATCGCCATTCCCACGATCGTCCTTCTGGGGCGACCAACTGACGGCATGCGGTGGGTGCTGATACTGATTATTGTGGCCTGGTCCCTGGCCATGACCGTGTTTCGCAGTCCTGCCCTCTGCCTCCTGGGTCAGTATGCCTTCGCAACCAAATTGCCCCAGGCCGCCAGTATTCTGACCCTGGTCGGTGGCTTAGCTGGCGCTATCCGTCCCCTGGCTTCAGGGTTTTTATTGAGCCTGGGACCAGCATTAACCTTTGCGATCGGCTCATTCACCCTGCTGGGATCTGCTGCTGTTCTACGCGCTGTTCGTCCTCAGACCGCCATTTCTCCAGCCGGAACAGACCCTTCTGCGGAGAAAAACACCTGGGTTACATCTGTCAGCCTGTTGTTCGGAATTGGCTTTTGCGTTGCCTGGGGTGTGCGTCTTGCCCTGGGTGAGATCCTGCCCCGACTGTTGCAGATGGGCCTGCCCACGTTCAATGTGGGGTTCCTCATGGGCATGGTTTCCATTCTCCTGGCTCTATTCTCAGTTCCGGCAGGCACGATCGCGACCCGTCAGGGCAACCGACCCATGATGGCCCTGGGTGCCGTGGGAGTTGCTGGCCTGATCGGGGCGTTGGCCTTCCTTCCTCCCAGTGGGGTGCTGGTGTCCCTGGTCACCCTCTGTCTGCTGGCCTGTTTGAGCCTGGTGTTGAACGGTGCCATTCCCCTGGCCCTCTCCATGACGCCAGCTTCACAGGGGGGATTGGCGATCGGGATGTATTTCGGAGGCTTCTCAGCCGCCATCAGTTTATTCGGCTATCTCTTTGCCCAGTCCAACCAGATTGCTCTGTCCAGTTGTGGATTCATGGCCATGGTTGCGTTCGTTCTCGCAGCAGCAGGCATTCTGTGGGGAGACAGGCAAGCGGATGCAACTTGA
- a CDS encoding pentapeptide repeat-containing protein has translation MMKLKLLVGTTLLSFLWAMAPAQAENPANLKLLLTTNQCIWCYLGDARLSGASLPGAVVAGSSFENADLSNANLSNTNMIGTDLRGANLEGANLEGANLAGADTEGANFKNANLKGARMPDGRIHP, from the coding sequence ATGATGAAACTGAAACTCCTTGTTGGCACAACCCTGTTGTCATTCCTTTGGGCAATGGCTCCAGCCCAGGCTGAAAACCCAGCTAACCTGAAGCTGTTGCTCACCACGAACCAATGTATCTGGTGTTATCTGGGAGATGCCAGACTCTCCGGTGCTTCTCTCCCGGGTGCGGTGGTGGCAGGCAGCAGTTTTGAAAACGCAGATTTGAGCAATGCTAACCTGAGTAATACCAACATGATTGGCACGGACCTGCGGGGGGCGAATCTGGAAGGGGCGAATCTGGAAGGGGCGAACCTGGCTGGCGCAGATACGGAGGGGGCAAATTTTAAGAATGCTAACCTCAAAGGTGCCCGCATGCCAGATGGGAGAATTCATCCTTAG
- the moeB gene encoding molybdopterin-synthase adenylyltransferase MoeB, producing MLNPNLDQIQLSKEEYERYSRHLILPEVGLEGQKRLKAASVLCIGTGGLGSPLLLYLAAAGIGNIGIVDFDIVDRSNLQRQVIHGTSWIGKPKIQSAKDRILEINPYCQVDLYETRLSAENALDIMRPYDIVIDGTDNFPTRYLVNDACVMLGKPNVYGSIFRFEGQATVFNYQDGPNYRDLYPEPPPPGLVPSCAEGGVLGILPGIIGVIQATEAVKIILGQGTTLNGRLLLYDALQMKFRELKLRPNPIRPVIEKLIDYEEFCGIPQAKAEEAKQQAAMEEMTVQELKQLLESGSNDFVLLDVRNPNEYEIARIPGSVLVPLPEIESGSGVEKVKELLNGHRLIAHCKMGGRSAKALGILHQAGIEGTNVKGGIQAWSREIDSSVPEY from the coding sequence ATGCTGAACCCTAACCTGGATCAGATCCAGCTCAGTAAAGAGGAATACGAACGTTACTCCCGCCATTTAATCCTGCCAGAGGTTGGTCTGGAAGGGCAAAAGCGCCTGAAAGCTGCCAGTGTGCTTTGCATCGGCACGGGTGGTTTGGGCTCTCCCTTACTGCTTTACCTCGCTGCGGCAGGGATCGGCAATATCGGTATCGTCGATTTTGATATCGTCGATCGCTCCAATCTGCAGCGGCAGGTCATTCATGGTACATCCTGGATCGGTAAACCCAAAATCCAGTCGGCCAAAGATCGGATTTTGGAGATTAACCCATACTGCCAGGTTGATTTATATGAGACGCGCTTGAGCGCTGAGAACGCTCTCGATATTATGCGTCCCTACGACATTGTGATTGATGGAACCGATAATTTTCCCACCCGGTATCTAGTGAATGACGCCTGTGTGATGCTGGGCAAACCCAATGTCTATGGTTCAATCTTCCGGTTTGAGGGTCAGGCCACGGTTTTCAATTATCAGGATGGCCCCAATTACCGGGATCTCTACCCAGAACCCCCACCGCCGGGTCTAGTTCCTTCCTGTGCTGAGGGTGGCGTGTTGGGAATTTTACCGGGCATTATTGGCGTCATTCAAGCCACAGAAGCTGTCAAAATCATTCTGGGTCAGGGCACCACCCTGAATGGTCGTCTCCTTCTGTATGACGCCCTGCAGATGAAGTTTCGAGAACTAAAGCTAAGGCCCAACCCGATCCGGCCCGTGATTGAAAAGCTGATTGATTACGAAGAATTCTGTGGGATTCCACAGGCCAAAGCAGAGGAGGCAAAACAACAAGCCGCTATGGAAGAAATGACCGTTCAAGAGCTCAAACAATTGTTGGAAAGCGGTTCCAATGATTTCGTACTGTTGGATGTGCGGAATCCTAACGAATATGAAATCGCCCGGATCCCTGGTTCTGTGTTGGTTCCTCTTCCAGAAATTGAGAGTGGGAGTGGCGTAGAAAAAGTGAAGGAATTACTGAATGGGCATCGCCTGATCGCCCATTGCAAGATGGGCGGACGATCGGCCAAGGCGCTGGGTATCCTGCACCAAGCTGGTATCGAAGGCACAAACGTCAAAGGCGGTATCCAGGCCTGGAGCCGCGAGATTGATTCCTCAGTTCCTGAATACTAA
- the psbV2 gene encoding photosystem II cytochrome PsbV2 produces the protein MPVQRLLWSLLIFLTVWIVSPPVQAASIDPYVARYLRAVEPVPVILNEQGQTRSFSPQALSEGKHLFEDNCKGCHVGGSTLPNPLVSLSLADLQGATPPRATINSLVAYLRQPMTYDGSEEAVFCRQVPESWLSQAQVENLAAFILQAAEKAPGWGTNRF, from the coding sequence ATGCCTGTGCAACGCCTCCTGTGGTCTCTTTTGATTTTTCTGACCGTTTGGATCGTCAGTCCGCCAGTTCAGGCTGCCTCGATCGATCCTTATGTTGCACGGTACCTGCGGGCTGTAGAACCAGTTCCTGTAATCCTGAATGAGCAGGGCCAGACCCGTTCTTTTTCCCCACAAGCCCTCTCTGAAGGCAAGCACTTATTTGAAGACAACTGTAAGGGCTGTCATGTGGGCGGCTCAACCTTACCCAATCCCCTGGTTTCCCTTTCCCTGGCTGACCTGCAGGGAGCCACCCCACCCCGAGCTACGATCAACAGCTTAGTGGCCTACCTCAGGCAACCCATGACCTATGACGGCAGTGAAGAAGCCGTTTTCTGCCGACAGGTTCCGGAGAGCTGGCTCTCCCAGGCTCAAGTTGAAAATCTGGCCGCTTTCATTCTGCAGGCTGCAGAGAAAGCACCCGGTTGGGGGACGAATCGCTTCTAG
- the psbV gene encoding photosystem II cytochrome c-550 — MLKRYIWLVVATVFFAFQMLTGPANATELDEATRTITLNDKGDTVVLSLKQVAEGKRLFNYACSTCHVGGVTKTDPNLDLAPETLALATPRRDNIEALVDYMHNPTTYDGAASIAELHPSTQSTDIFPKMRNLTEKDLYAIAGHILLQPKVVGVKWGGGKIYY; from the coding sequence ATGCTTAAGAGATACATCTGGCTGGTAGTAGCCACTGTATTTTTTGCCTTTCAGATGCTGACAGGCCCCGCTAATGCGACTGAACTGGATGAAGCAACCCGTACGATTACCTTGAACGATAAGGGAGACACCGTTGTCCTGAGCCTGAAGCAAGTGGCTGAAGGGAAGCGTCTATTTAACTATGCCTGCAGCACCTGCCATGTCGGTGGGGTGACCAAGACCGATCCGAACCTTGACCTGGCTCCGGAGACTTTGGCGCTGGCAACTCCCCGACGGGACAATATCGAAGCATTAGTGGATTACATGCACAATCCGACCACGTACGACGGGGCAGCTTCAATCGCCGAACTGCATCCCAGTACTCAGAGCACGGACATCTTCCCTAAGATGCGTAATCTGACAGAGAAAGATTTGTATGCGATCGCAGGCCACATTCTTCTACAGCCTAAGGTTGTAGGGGTTAAGTGGGGCGGTGGCAAGATTTATTACTAA
- the accD gene encoding acetyl-CoA carboxylase, carboxyltransferase subunit beta, with the protein MSLFDWFANRPKSDPMNIQGQEREIADGLWTKCTACGVLTYTKDLRANQMVCLECGDHSRVFSEERIQQLIDPETWQALDADLMPTDPLKFRDRKSYSDRLRETQEKTGLKDAVQTGLGQLDGLTVALGVMDFQFMGGSMGSVVGEKLTRLIERATDESVPVIIVCASGGARMQEGMLSLMQMAKISGALERHREARLLYIPILTHPTTGGVTASFAMLGDIILAEPKATIGFAGRRVVEQTLREKLPDNFQTAEYLLQHGFVDAIVPRTQLKKTLAQLIRLHQPQATPHSLVHLPNPLPLSTTLIH; encoded by the coding sequence ATGTCTCTATTTGATTGGTTTGCGAATCGTCCTAAATCAGACCCGATGAATATTCAGGGCCAGGAACGAGAGATCGCCGATGGCCTGTGGACGAAGTGTACGGCTTGTGGTGTATTGACCTACACCAAAGACCTGAGAGCAAACCAGATGGTATGTCTGGAATGTGGTGATCACTCCCGGGTATTTAGCGAAGAACGCATTCAGCAACTGATTGATCCAGAGACCTGGCAAGCCCTGGATGCAGACCTGATGCCCACCGATCCCCTGAAATTCCGCGATCGCAAGTCTTACAGCGATCGGTTGCGCGAGACCCAGGAAAAAACAGGTCTGAAGGATGCAGTCCAAACGGGTTTGGGCCAACTGGATGGGTTAACAGTGGCTCTGGGCGTCATGGATTTTCAGTTCATGGGCGGTAGCATGGGGTCCGTTGTTGGTGAAAAACTGACCCGCCTGATCGAGCGGGCCACCGATGAGTCTGTCCCTGTTATCATCGTCTGTGCCTCTGGAGGGGCTCGGATGCAGGAGGGCATGCTGAGCCTGATGCAGATGGCAAAAATCTCTGGAGCCCTGGAACGACATCGAGAAGCTCGCCTGCTCTATATTCCGATCCTCACCCATCCCACAACGGGGGGCGTCACGGCTAGCTTTGCCATGCTAGGGGACATCATTCTGGCTGAACCCAAGGCCACGATCGGTTTTGCAGGCCGCCGCGTGGTCGAACAAACCCTACGGGAAAAACTACCAGACAACTTTCAGACTGCCGAGTACTTGCTGCAACATGGCTTTGTAGATGCGATCGTCCCTCGGACTCAATTGAAGAAAACCCTGGCCCAGTTAATCCGGCTACACCAACCCCAGGCAACCCCTCACTCCCTGGTTCACTTACCCAATCCTCTTCCCCTCAGCACTACCCTGATCCACTGA